A single region of the Oryzias melastigma strain HK-1 linkage group LG23, ASM292280v2, whole genome shotgun sequence genome encodes:
- the farsa gene encoding phenylalanine--tRNA ligase alpha subunit isoform X2 — protein sequence MDQHCNITKPRIPIMADAGSVEALLQLVEKADGGVDSLDVASRIGVDHQVIVGAVKSLQSLGDVISAEQRSSKHWELTEEGTELAEQGSHEARVFSSIPPEGLPQSELMKLSFGKIGFSKAMSNKWIRVDKSHEGGPRIFTSVESIQDQVREKLLLVQRGAALEEKDKNELKKRKLLAEVTVKSYWITRGSSFSTTLTKQETELTAEMIATGSWKDRKFKPYNFEAMGVAPDCGHLHPLMKVRTQFRQIFLEMGFSEMPTNNFIESSFWNFDSLFQPQQHPARDQHDTFFLSDPALAHDFPQDYLERVKRVHSEGGYGSQGYKYDWKMEEAQKNILRTHTTAVSARMLYKLAQQEKFTPVKYFSIDRVFRNETLDATHLAEFHQIEGVVADYGLTLGDLMGVLHQFFTKLGITKLRFKPAYNPYTEPSMEVFSYHEGLKKWVEVGNSGVFRPEMLLPMGLPEDVSVIAWGLSLERPTMIKYGINNIRELVGHKVNLQMVYDSPICRLDS from the exons ATGGATCAACATTGCAACATTACAAAG CCCCGCATTCCCATCATGGCGGACGCCGGATCGGTGGAGGCGCTTCTGCAGCTTGTTGAGAAGGCGGACGGCGGCGTGGACAGCCTGGATGTAGCGAGCAGAATCGGGGTAGACCACCAAGTCATCGTCGGAGCCGTGAAGAGTCTTCAGTCGCTCGGAGAC gttATTTCAGCCGAGCAGCGCTCCTCCAAGCACTGGGAGCTGACCGAAGAGGGCACGGAGTTAGCCGAGCAGGGCAGCCATGAAGCCCGGGTGTTCAGCTCCATCCCCCCGGAGGGTCTGCCGCAGAGCGAGCTCATG aaactgtccttcGGGAAGATCGGCTTCAGCAAGGCCATGTCCAACAAGTGGATCCGGGTGGACAAGTCCCACGAGGGGGGGCCCAGGATCTTCACAAGT GTGGAGAGCATTCAGGACCAGGTGAGggagaagctgctgctggtgcAGAGAGGAGCGGCGCTGGAGGAGAAGGACAAGAATGAGCTGAAGAAGAGGAAGCTGCTCGCTGAGGT CACAGTGAAGTCTTATTGGATCACCAGAGGAAGCTCCTTCAGCACCACCCTGACCAAACAGGAGACGGAGCTCACCGCTGAGATGATTGCCAC AGGCAGCTGGAAGGACCGAAAGTTTAAACCCTACAACTTTGAGGCCATGGGCGTGGCTCCAGACTGCGGTCACCTGCACCCGCTGATGAAGGTGCGGACACAGTTCAGGCAGATCTTCCTGGAGATGGG GTTTAGTGAGATGCCCACAAATAACTTCATAGAAAGCTCCTTCTGGAACTTTGACTCGCTGTTCCAGCCGCAGCAGCACCCCGCCCGAGACCAGCACGACACCTTCTTCCTGTCAG atcCGGCGCTCGCCCACGACTTCCCCCAGGACTACCTGGAGAGGGTGAAGAGGGTCCACTCAGAGGGGGGCTACGGGTCTCAAGG GTACAAATATGACTGGAAGATGGAAGAGGCTCAGAAGAACATCCTCCGCACTCACACTACAGCTGTCAGCGCACGCATGCTCTATAAGCTCGCACAGCAG GAGAAGTTCACTCCGGTGAAGTATTTCTCCATCGATCGGGTCTTCAGGAACGAGACGTTGGACGCCACCCACCTGGCAGAGTTCCACCAGATCGAGGGGGTGGTGGCCGACTACGGGCTGACGCTGGGCGACCTCATGGGCGTCCTGCACCAGTTCTTCACCAAACTAG GAATCACTAAGCTGCGCTTCAAACCTGCATATAATCCGTACACAGAGCCCAGCATGGAGGTGTTCAGCTACCATGAAG GGCTGAAGAAGTGGGTGGAGGTGGGAAACTCCGGCGTCTTCAGGCCGGAGATGCTGCTGCCCATGGGGCTGCCGGAGGACGTGTCGGTGATCGCCTGGGGCTTGTCTCTGGAGAG ACCCACCATGATCAAATACGGCATCAACAACATCAGGGAGCTGGTGGGACACAAGGTCAACCTGCAGATGGTCTATGACAGCCCCATATGTCGGCTGGACTCCTGA
- the farsa gene encoding phenylalanine--tRNA ligase alpha subunit isoform X1: protein MPGPIKKSVSLIFVSIIVVSCFPCKKNGSTLQHYKVSGRATSFPFSVKPRIPIMADAGSVEALLQLVEKADGGVDSLDVASRIGVDHQVIVGAVKSLQSLGDVISAEQRSSKHWELTEEGTELAEQGSHEARVFSSIPPEGLPQSELMKLSFGKIGFSKAMSNKWIRVDKSHEGGPRIFTSVESIQDQVREKLLLVQRGAALEEKDKNELKKRKLLAEVTVKSYWITRGSSFSTTLTKQETELTAEMIATGSWKDRKFKPYNFEAMGVAPDCGHLHPLMKVRTQFRQIFLEMGFSEMPTNNFIESSFWNFDSLFQPQQHPARDQHDTFFLSDPALAHDFPQDYLERVKRVHSEGGYGSQGYKYDWKMEEAQKNILRTHTTAVSARMLYKLAQQEKFTPVKYFSIDRVFRNETLDATHLAEFHQIEGVVADYGLTLGDLMGVLHQFFTKLGITKLRFKPAYNPYTEPSMEVFSYHEGLKKWVEVGNSGVFRPEMLLPMGLPEDVSVIAWGLSLERPTMIKYGINNIRELVGHKVNLQMVYDSPICRLDS, encoded by the exons atgccaggaccaataaaaaaaagtgtttctttaatttttgtgagcatcATAGTTGTATCCTGTTTTCCGTGTAAGAAGAATGGATCAACATTGCAACATTACAAAG TTTCCGGGCGTGCTACGTCATTTCCGTTCTCTGTCAAGCCCCGCATTCCCATCATGGCGGACGCCGGATCGGTGGAGGCGCTTCTGCAGCTTGTTGAGAAGGCGGACGGCGGCGTGGACAGCCTGGATGTAGCGAGCAGAATCGGGGTAGACCACCAAGTCATCGTCGGAGCCGTGAAGAGTCTTCAGTCGCTCGGAGAC gttATTTCAGCCGAGCAGCGCTCCTCCAAGCACTGGGAGCTGACCGAAGAGGGCACGGAGTTAGCCGAGCAGGGCAGCCATGAAGCCCGGGTGTTCAGCTCCATCCCCCCGGAGGGTCTGCCGCAGAGCGAGCTCATG aaactgtccttcGGGAAGATCGGCTTCAGCAAGGCCATGTCCAACAAGTGGATCCGGGTGGACAAGTCCCACGAGGGGGGGCCCAGGATCTTCACAAGT GTGGAGAGCATTCAGGACCAGGTGAGggagaagctgctgctggtgcAGAGAGGAGCGGCGCTGGAGGAGAAGGACAAGAATGAGCTGAAGAAGAGGAAGCTGCTCGCTGAGGT CACAGTGAAGTCTTATTGGATCACCAGAGGAAGCTCCTTCAGCACCACCCTGACCAAACAGGAGACGGAGCTCACCGCTGAGATGATTGCCAC AGGCAGCTGGAAGGACCGAAAGTTTAAACCCTACAACTTTGAGGCCATGGGCGTGGCTCCAGACTGCGGTCACCTGCACCCGCTGATGAAGGTGCGGACACAGTTCAGGCAGATCTTCCTGGAGATGGG GTTTAGTGAGATGCCCACAAATAACTTCATAGAAAGCTCCTTCTGGAACTTTGACTCGCTGTTCCAGCCGCAGCAGCACCCCGCCCGAGACCAGCACGACACCTTCTTCCTGTCAG atcCGGCGCTCGCCCACGACTTCCCCCAGGACTACCTGGAGAGGGTGAAGAGGGTCCACTCAGAGGGGGGCTACGGGTCTCAAGG GTACAAATATGACTGGAAGATGGAAGAGGCTCAGAAGAACATCCTCCGCACTCACACTACAGCTGTCAGCGCACGCATGCTCTATAAGCTCGCACAGCAG GAGAAGTTCACTCCGGTGAAGTATTTCTCCATCGATCGGGTCTTCAGGAACGAGACGTTGGACGCCACCCACCTGGCAGAGTTCCACCAGATCGAGGGGGTGGTGGCCGACTACGGGCTGACGCTGGGCGACCTCATGGGCGTCCTGCACCAGTTCTTCACCAAACTAG GAATCACTAAGCTGCGCTTCAAACCTGCATATAATCCGTACACAGAGCCCAGCATGGAGGTGTTCAGCTACCATGAAG GGCTGAAGAAGTGGGTGGAGGTGGGAAACTCCGGCGTCTTCAGGCCGGAGATGCTGCTGCCCATGGGGCTGCCGGAGGACGTGTCGGTGATCGCCTGGGGCTTGTCTCTGGAGAG ACCCACCATGATCAAATACGGCATCAACAACATCAGGGAGCTGGTGGGACACAAGGTCAACCTGCAGATGGTCTATGACAGCCCCATATGTCGGCTGGACTCCTGA